A single genomic interval of Oncorhynchus gorbuscha isolate QuinsamMale2020 ecotype Even-year linkage group LG25, OgorEven_v1.0, whole genome shotgun sequence harbors:
- the LOC124013708 gene encoding transcription factor ETV6-like isoform X4, whose translation MERSSFSPSSASPLPNSTSSPVHAPTARPASRMEDEPARLPVHLRLQPVFWSREDVGQWLRWAEREFALRPNTSGSFQMNGKALLLLTKEDFRYRSPHSGDVLYELLQHILKQRKPHASYPSAYFPGNSFHPLPEGALQHHKLEETVRRTPRGTEPQPQHPPTIELRHRSRSPPRLSPLDPNYPRPGAEDHLQTSSQLPDSNHHLPEDLYTLSVSPAAPNGRCATPREAPCPGSPGCQDAAPPRVIQLMPSAIMHPLLLSPGRGGVAGDFRHGRGGPPLQAPHENGREGKGHIQLALAHHQQHALHQQEEALYRNHHVIVPVSPPEEQAMPIGRIADCRLLWDYVYQLLSDSRYENYIRWEDTETKVFRIMDPNGLARLWGNHKNRTNMTYEKMSRALRHYYKLNIIRKEPGQRLLFRFMKTPDEIMSGQTDRLEHIESDTDDQIYIKEEC comes from the exons GCCTGCAGCCGGTGTTCTGGAGCAGGGAGGACGTGGGCCAGTGGTTGCGCTGGGCCGAGAGGGAGTTTGCCCTGCGGCCCAACACCAGTGGCAGTTTCCAGATGAACGGCAAGGCCCTGCTCCTTCTCACCAAGGAGGACTTCCGCTACCGGTCGCCCCACTCCG GGGACGTCCTGTACGAGCTGCTGCAGCACATCCTGAAGCAGAGGAAGCCGCACGCCTCCTACCCCTCCGCCTACTTCCCCGGCAACTCCTTCCACCCTCTGCCAGAGGGAGCTCTCCAGCACCACAAACTGGAAG AAACGGTACGGCGAACACCACGTGGTACAGAGCCCCAACCCCAGCACCCACCCACCATTGAGCTCCGACACCGCTCCCGCTCGCCTCCCCGCCTCTCCCCCCTGGACCCCAACTACCCACGCCCTGGTGCCGAGGACCACCTCCAGACGTCCTCCCAGCTGCCCGACAGCAACCACCACCTGCCCGAGGACTTGTACACTCTGTCGGTGTCCCCTGCTGCCCCTAACGGCCGCTGTGCCACGCCCCGCGAAGCCCCCTGCCCAGGCAGCCCCGGGTGCCAGGACGCTGCCCCCCCTCGTGTCATCCAGCTCATGCCCAGCGCCATCATGCACCCCCTGCTGCTTagcccagggagaggaggtgTCGCTGGAGACTTCAGGCACGGTCGTGGGGGGCCACCACTTCAGGCCCCCCATGAAAATGGGCGTGAGGGGAAGGGCCACATCCAGCTGGCACTGGCCCACCACCAGCAGCACGCTCTACATCAGCAGGAGGAGGCGCTCTACAGGAACCACCACGTCATTGTGCCCGTCTCACCACCAGAGGAACAGGCAATGCCCATTGGACGGATAGCAG ACTGCAGGCTGCTGTGGGACTACGTCTACCAGCTCCTCTCAGACAGCCGGTACGAGAACTACATCCGCTGGGAGGACACAGAGACCAAAGTCTTCCGCATCATGGACCCCAACGGCCTGGCTCGCCTGTGGGGGAACCACAAG AACAGGACCAATATGACGTACGAGAAGATGTCACGAGCACTGAGACACTACTACAAACTGAACATTATCAGGAAAGAGCCAGGACAGAGACTCTTATTCAG GTTCATGAAAACCCCAGATGAGATTATGAGTGGACAAACTGACAGGCTGGAGCACATAGAGTCGGACACAGACGATCAAATCTACATCAAAGAGGAATGCTGA
- the LOC124013708 gene encoding transcription factor ETV6-like isoform X3 encodes MQERSSFSPSSASPLPNSTSSPVHAPTARPASRMEDEPARLPVHLRLQPVFWSREDVGQWLRWAEREFALRPNTSGSFQMNGKALLLLTKEDFRYRSPHSGDVLYELLQHILKQRKPHASYPSAYFPGNSFHPLPEGALQHHKLEETVRRTPRGTEPQPQHPPTIELRHRSRSPPRLSPLDPNYPRPGAEDHLQTSSQLPDSNHHLPEDLYTLSVSPAAPNGRCATPREAPCPGSPGCQDAAPPRVIQLMPSAIMHPLLLSPGRGGVAGDFRHGRGGPPLQAPHENGREGKGHIQLALAHHQQHALHQQEEALYRNHHVIVPVSPPEEQAMPIGRIADCRLLWDYVYQLLSDSRYENYIRWEDTETKVFRIMDPNGLARLWGNHKNRTNMTYEKMSRALRHYYKLNIIRKEPGQRLLFRFMKTPDEIMSGQTDRLEHIESDTDDQIYIKEEC; translated from the exons GCCTGCAGCCGGTGTTCTGGAGCAGGGAGGACGTGGGCCAGTGGTTGCGCTGGGCCGAGAGGGAGTTTGCCCTGCGGCCCAACACCAGTGGCAGTTTCCAGATGAACGGCAAGGCCCTGCTCCTTCTCACCAAGGAGGACTTCCGCTACCGGTCGCCCCACTCCG GGGACGTCCTGTACGAGCTGCTGCAGCACATCCTGAAGCAGAGGAAGCCGCACGCCTCCTACCCCTCCGCCTACTTCCCCGGCAACTCCTTCCACCCTCTGCCAGAGGGAGCTCTCCAGCACCACAAACTGGAAG AAACGGTACGGCGAACACCACGTGGTACAGAGCCCCAACCCCAGCACCCACCCACCATTGAGCTCCGACACCGCTCCCGCTCGCCTCCCCGCCTCTCCCCCCTGGACCCCAACTACCCACGCCCTGGTGCCGAGGACCACCTCCAGACGTCCTCCCAGCTGCCCGACAGCAACCACCACCTGCCCGAGGACTTGTACACTCTGTCGGTGTCCCCTGCTGCCCCTAACGGCCGCTGTGCCACGCCCCGCGAAGCCCCCTGCCCAGGCAGCCCCGGGTGCCAGGACGCTGCCCCCCCTCGTGTCATCCAGCTCATGCCCAGCGCCATCATGCACCCCCTGCTGCTTagcccagggagaggaggtgTCGCTGGAGACTTCAGGCACGGTCGTGGGGGGCCACCACTTCAGGCCCCCCATGAAAATGGGCGTGAGGGGAAGGGCCACATCCAGCTGGCACTGGCCCACCACCAGCAGCACGCTCTACATCAGCAGGAGGAGGCGCTCTACAGGAACCACCACGTCATTGTGCCCGTCTCACCACCAGAGGAACAGGCAATGCCCATTGGACGGATAGCAG ACTGCAGGCTGCTGTGGGACTACGTCTACCAGCTCCTCTCAGACAGCCGGTACGAGAACTACATCCGCTGGGAGGACACAGAGACCAAAGTCTTCCGCATCATGGACCCCAACGGCCTGGCTCGCCTGTGGGGGAACCACAAG AACAGGACCAATATGACGTACGAGAAGATGTCACGAGCACTGAGACACTACTACAAACTGAACATTATCAGGAAAGAGCCAGGACAGAGACTCTTATTCAG GTTCATGAAAACCCCAGATGAGATTATGAGTGGACAAACTGACAGGCTGGAGCACATAGAGTCGGACACAGACGATCAAATCTACATCAAAGAGGAATGCTGA